The DNA window TGTACTGCCCGAACGGCTACGAGCGCGACGCGCTCTACCTCTTCACGCCCGACATCATGGCGCGCTTCATCGACAACGCCGCGGCGCTCGACGTCGAGATCGTCGATCAGTGGCTCTTCCTCTACGCCAAGCGCGACATGTCCACGCTCGATCCCGCCACCTGGGCGTGGCTGTTCGGCGCGGTCGGGGCGCTGCTCGACAAGCTCGCCCAGTGGGGCCGCTGGCGTGACGAGCACCTGGGGGCGGATGCCGCGGCATCCGCTCCTCGCCCCGTCTCCGGTGACGCGCCGGCCTCGGGCATGCCCGCCCCCGACGGTCTTCCCGCCGGGATGGTGACGCCCGGCGCCGCCGCTCTGCCGTTCGCCGCGCCGCCCCAGATGCTGACACCGCCGCCGGGAGTGGCGCCGCAGGGCCGGCGGCTGCAGAAGCGAGTGCCCGTCGCCACCATCATCGTCATGGTGATCTTCGGCATCGTGTGGCTCGCGATGCAGTCGGGTCTGCTCACCCAGCTGATGCGCTGACCCGGCCGCCCGGGTTCAGCGCTTCGCCGCGGACGCGCGGAGCCGGCGCATGCTCAGGCTGTGGAGCGGTCCGACGAGCACCATGAGGAACAGTGCCGCGTAGCCGATGCTCGGCACCAGGACGGCGACGGCGAGACTCACCAGGAAGAGCCCGGTGGTGAGGACGTCGGCGAGGATGCCGGAACGGAGCTGATCGTCGGGGATGTCGTGCAGACGAGGGTTCGCGCGCAGGTAGAGCCGCGTGCAGACCTGGAGCATGGCGGTCAGCGCCATGCTGCCGATGTAGAGCACCCGCTGCAGGTCGTCCGTATCCATCTGGCCGATGACGGCGGTCGCCACGGGGAGCCAGACGATCGTCAGGGCCCACATCATCGTGATCCACACGAGGGCCTCGGTCACCCGCTCCACCCTCGCGAAGACCCGGTGGTGGGTCATCCAGAAGTTCGCGATGATCACGAAGCTCAGGACGAACATGATGATCGGCGAGAACTCCTCCTGGAGCCACTCCAGCGTCGTCAGGTTCTCCGACGCCGCCTCGCTGACGCTCTCCAGCAGCGGCAGGATCAGCAGCGTCATCGCGATCGCCACCACGGCGTCGGTGAAGGCCTTCAGCCGCTCCGCCGGCGGCAGCAAGCGGCTCCCGTCGTCCTCGCGCGCCGTGCGGCCGGCTCTGTCCATGGCCAGATGCTAGCGGGTGGACCGCCAGAGCTCACGGCGCGCTTCCTGCTGCACCGGGTCGGGCACGGGCAGCGACGCCAGCAGACGCCTGGTGTAGTCGTCGGAGGGCCGGCTGAGCACCTGCACGGTCGTGCCCTGCTCGCGGATGACGCCCTGTCGCAGCACGATCACGCGGTCGGCGACCTCGTCGACCACGGCGAGGTCGTGACTGATGAACAGGCAGGCGAAGCCGAACTCGGCCTGGAGGTCGGCGAACAGCCGCAGCACGCGCGCCTGCACCGAGACGTCGAGCGCGGAGGTCGGCTCGTCGGCGATGAGCAGCTTGGGGTCGAGCGCGAGCGCACGCGCGAGCGAGGCGCGCTGGCGCTGTCCGCCGCTGAGCTCGTGCGGGTAGCGGTCGCCGAAGGCCGTCGGCAGGTTGACCGCGTCGAGCAGCTCGTCCACCTTGCGCCGTGCGCTGCGGGCGTCGCCGGCGCGACGGTGCACGATGAGCGGCTCCGCGATGCACTCCGCGATCGTCAGCAGCGGGTTGAAGCTCGTCGCCGGGTCCTGGAAGACGAACCCGATGTCGGGGCGCGTCTTGGCGAGCTGACGGTTCTTCACCCCGCGCATCTCGGTGCCGAGCACGCGCAGCGAGCCGCCGACGACCTCTGTGAGGCCGACGATGGCGCGGCCGATGGTGGTCTTGCCCGATCCCGACTCGCCGACGAGGCCGAGCACCTCGCCGGGCGCGATCCAGAAGTCCACGCCCTTCACGGCGACGACACCGGCGGCGCCGAAGCGACCGGGGTAGCCGATCTCCACCTTCTCCGCGACGACCAGGCTGCCCTCTGGCGGTGAGGTCGGGGCGGCGGTGTCGAGCGACTGCGTGGCGCTCTTGCCGCGACCGACGTGCGGCACGGCCGCGAGGAGCTCGCGCGTGTAGGCCTGCTGCGGCGCGGCGAAGAGCTCGCGCACCGGCGCCTCCTCGACGATGTCGCCCTGGTACATCACCACGACGCGGTCGGCGAGGTCGGCCACGACGCCCATGTTGTGGGTGATGAGGACGATCGTCGCGCCGAACTCGTCGCGGCAGGTGCGCAGCAGCTCGAGGATCTCGGCCTGCACCGTGACGTCGAGCGCGGTGGTCGGCTCGTCGGCGATGATGAGGCCGGCGTCGAGCACGAGCGCCATGGCGATCACGACGCGCTGCTTCTGCCCGCCGGAGAACTGGTGCGGGTAGTCGTCGACCCGCTTCTCGGGGTCGGGGATGCCGACGCGCCGCAGGATGTCGACGGCCTTGGCCTTCGCCTCCGCGGCCGAGAGCTTCTCGTGGGCGCGCAGGCCCTCCGCGATCTGCCAGCCGACCGTGTAGACCGGGTTGAGCGCGGTGGACGGCTCCTGGAAGACCATCGCGGCATCCCGTCCGCGCATCTCGCGCAGCTGCGCGGCGGTCGCGTGCACGATGTCGGTCTCGTCTCCGTCGCGGCCGCGCACGATCACGGCACCCGAGAGGGTAGCCGTCTCGGGAAGAAGTCCGAGGAGCGTGTTGGCGGTCACGGTCTTGCCCGAGCCCGACTCGCCGACGATGGCGAGCACCTCGCCGGCGCGCGCCTCGAGCGAGATGCCGGAGACGGCGACGACCGGCGGGCCGTCGGTGGCGAAGGCGACGCGCAGGTCGTCGACGCGGGCGACCGGTGCGCCGACGGAGCGCCCGGGGCGGGCGGCGGTGGGGGTCATGACGTGCTCCCGTCGGAGGCGCGAGGATCGGTGGGGCGGCCGGTCTCGGTCACCGGTGCGACGGCGTCGTCGGCGGATGCTGCGACCCCGGCGACCGGCACGGCGGCCGTGGCCCCGGCGGGAACGGGAGCGCCTCCGGCGCGACGGCGCGTGCGCAGGCGCGGGTCGCTCAGGTCGTTGAGGCTCTCGCCGACGAGCGTGATGCCGAGCACCACGAGCACGATGGCGACGCCGGGCGGGATGGCCGTCCACCAGATGCCGCTGGTCACGTCGGCGACGGAGCGGTTGAGGTCGTAGCCCCACTCGCCGGCCGCGGTGGCTTCGATGCCGAAGCCGAGGAAGCCGAGGCCCGCGAGGGTGAGGAGGGCCTCCGATGCGTTCAGCGTGATGACGACCGGCAGCGAGCGGGTCGAGTTGCGCAGCACGTGGCGCACCAGGATGCGCCCTGTGGGCACGCCGATGACGCGGGCGGACTCGACGAACGGCTCGGCCTTGACGCGCACGACCTCGGCGCGGATGACGCGGAAGTACTGCGGCACGAAGACGACGGTGATCGAGATTGCCGTGGCGAGGATGCCGCCCCACAGCGTGGACTGACCGCGCGTGATCGCGATCGACATGACGATCGCCAGCAGCAGCGACGGGAACGCGTAGATCGCGTCGCAGACGACGACGAGGAGGCGGTCGAGCCACCCGCCGAAGTACCCGCCGACGAGTCCGAGGAAGATGCCGAGGAAGATCGAGAACACGATGGCGCAGATGATGACGAGCAGCGCCGTCTGGGCGCCCCAGACCACGCGCGACAGCACGTCGAATCCGCTGACCGTCGTGCCGAGGAGGTTGAGGGCGTTCGGCGCCTGCTGCGTGCCGAACTTCACGCCGTCGGCCGACTGTTGGGCGAACCCGTAGGGGGCGATCACCGGAGCGAAGATCGCGGTGAGGATGAACACCGCGGAGATGACGAGGCCGATGACGAGCATCGTCCGCTGGAGCCCGACGCTGCGGCGCAGCTGCGAGACGATCGGCAGGCGGTCGCGCAGGGGCACCTTGCGGGTGGTCAGGGCATCCACGAGCGGGGTGGCGGCGGCATCCGGACCGCTGCTTCTGCGGGTGTCGGTCATGTCAGTACCTCACTCGCGGGTCGATGAGCGCCGCGATCACGTCGACGAAGAAGTTGGTCAGCGCCACCACGACGGCGATCATCACGACGATGCCCTGCACGGCCACGAAGTCGCGGGCCTTCAGGTACTCGCTGAGCATGAAGCCGATGCCCTTCCACTCGAAGGTGGATTCCGTGAGGACCGCGCCGGACAGCAGGAGCGCGATCTGCAGCCCGATGACGGTGACGATCGGGATGAGCGCCGGGCGGTACGCGTGCTTGGTGACGAGACGGAACTCGGGCACGCCGCGGGAGCGGGCCGAGGTGACGTACTGCGCGCCGAGCGTGCCGATGACGTTCGTGCGCACGAGGCGCAGGAAGATGCCGGCGGTCAGGATGCCCAGTGCGAGCCCCGGGAGGACCGCGTGGGTGAGCACGTCGCCGATCGCCGCACCGTCGCCGAGGCGGAGGGCATCGATCAGGTAGATGCCGGTCGGTGCGTCGAGAGACTGCAGCTTGAGCTCGGTGCGGGTGCCGGCGCGGCCGGCGACCGGCAGCACGCCGAGCCAGATGGAGAAGACGAGCTTGAGCAGCAGCCCGACGAAGAAGATGGGGGTCGCGTAGCCGAGGATCGCGCCGATGCGGAGCACGGCGTCCTGCCAACGGTCGCGGCGGTAGGCGGCGATGAGGCCGAACGGGATGCCGATGAGGAACGCGACGATGAGCGCGTAGAACGCCAGCTCGAGCGTGGCGGCGCCGTACTGCACGAGGATGCCGATCACCGGCCGGTTGTCGGTGAGGGTCGTGCCGAAGTCGCCGCGGAACACCCCGCCCAGGTACTCGAGGTACTGGATGAAGAGCGGCCGGTCGTAGCCGGCGGCCGCGATGCGCTCCGCGAGCTGATCGGCGGGGAGCCGGCCGCCGAGGGCGGCGGTGATCGGGTCTCCGGTGATCCGCATGAGGAAGAAGACCACCGTGACGAGGATGAACACCGTCGGGAGGATCAGCAGGAGTCGGATGAGGATGTAGCGCCACAGACCGCCCCGGCGAGGGGTGACGGGTGTGGCGATCGCGGCTGCGTCGACGGCGGTGACCATGGGGGAAGACCTTACTTCAGCGAAGAAGAACCGGATGCCGGTGGCGTGTGCCACCGGCATCCGGTTCTCTTCTGCTACTTGCTCAGCGGTGCGTAACGGAACTTGAACGAGCCGTCGAGGGTGGCGCCGTTGACGGACGCACCCACGATCGCGACCTGCTTGCCCTGGAGCAGCGGCAGCGTCGACAGGTCGGCGGCCACCTTGTCCTGGATCTCGCCGATCGTCGCCTCACGGGCGGCCGCGTCGGTCTCGGTCGCCTGCTCGGCGATCAGGTCCTGGACCTCGGCGTTGTCGTAGTGGTTCGCCAGGAAGTTGTCCTTCGTGAAGAACGGCGCGAGGTAGTTGTCGGCGTCGGAGTAGTCCGGGAACCAGCCGAGCTGGTACAGCGGGTAGACGTCGGACGTGCGGTCCTTGGAGTACTGCACCCACTCGGTCTGCGCGAGGTTGACGGTGAACAGGCCACCCTCCTCCAGCTGCCCCTTGACCGCGGCGTACTCGTCACCCGACGAGGGGCCGTAGTGATCGCCGTTGTACTGCAGGTTCAGCACGACCGGCGTGGTGATGCCGGCGGCCTCGAGCGTGGCCTTCGCCTTGTCGGTGTCGGGTCCGCCCTGGCCGTCACCGTAGAGACCCTTGAGCGCCTCATTGGCACCGGTCAGGCCCTGCGGGACGTAGGAGTACAGCGGCGAGAAGGTGTCCTTGTAGACGTCCTTCGCGATGGCCTCGCGGTCGATGAGGTCGGCGGCCGCCTGACGGACGGCGAGCGACTTGGCCGCGTCGGCCTCGGGCGTGGTGGCGCCGAACGGCATCGTGTCGAAGTTGAACACGATGTAGCGGATCTCTCCACCGGGGCCGTCGACGACCTTGACCGCGTCGTCGCCGGACAGGTCGGCCACGTCGGTCGCGCTGAGGCTGCGGAAGGCGACGTCGATCGCGCCGCTCTGGATGTCGAGCTTCAGGTTCGACGAGTCGGCGTAGTACTTCGCCGTCACGCCGCCGTTGGCCGCGGCCGGCAGGCTGCCCTTGTAGTCGGCGAACGGCGTGTAGGAGATGAGCTCGTTGACCTTGTAGGAGTCGATCTCGTACTGGCCGGCGAACGCCTTGCCCGAGACGATGTCGTCGTCGGGGGTGACCGCGTCGGCGGAGAAGACCTCTTCGTCGACGATCGGGGCGGCGGGGCTGGAGAGGATCTGCGGCCAGACCTGGTCGTTGCCGTTCTTCAGCGTGAACACGACGGTGGTGTCGTCCGGGGCGGCGACGCTGTCGAGGTTGTAGAGCAGCGAGGAGGGGCCGTTCTCGTCGGCGATGGCGACCTGGCGGTCGAAGGAGAACTTGACGTCCGAGGAGGTCAGCGCGTGCCCGTTGGCGAAGGTGAGACCCTCCTTGAGCGTGACGGTGTACTCGGTCGGCGAGGTGAAGTCCGCCGATTCGGCGATGTCAGGCGTGACGTCGGCCGTGCCGTACTGGCTGTTCAGGAGGAACGGGTAGACCTGGTTCATCACGGCGAACGAGCCGTTGTCGTACGAGCCCGCGGGGTCCAGCGACGTGATCTTGTCGGTGGTGCCGACGATGAGGGGCTCGTCCGAGCCGCCGCCGCCGTCGCTGGCGGTTCCGCCGCCGCCGCCGGCACAGCCGGCGAGGAGAAGGGCCGAGGCGCCGAAGGCCCCGAGGGCGAGGCCGAGGCGGCCGCGACCGGTGTGGTGCAGTGACATGTGTTACCTCTGCTGTGAAGGAATCAGCCGCGACGGGTGCGCGCGGCCCTCCGCATATCTTGGTGCCCGACCTGGTCGGCGCCAACTCACGGCACCAATTCGTGACGAGACCGAAACCCGCCCGACCCGGGACCCCGTGCCACGCATCACCCGCGAGCTTCCCCGCGAGACGTCGCAACACGCCGCGCCCTCACGCCGTCGGACGGCGTGTTGCGACGTCTCGCGGGGGTGCGGGCATGACGGATGTCACGGGCAGGACGTGACGGAGGGGCGAGGTGCGCGCACGGCGCCGAGGCCACGCTGGAGCCATGCACACCACCACTGAGAGCGCGGCCGGAGCCGCGGCATCCCTCGAGGACATTCCCGCCGTCGACGCCCGCGGTCTCGTCAAGCGCTTCGGCGCCGTGGAGGCCGTCGCCGGAGTCGACCTCGCCATCCGCCAGGGCGAGGTCGTCGCCTTCCTCGGACCGAACGGGGCCGGCAAGACGACCACCATCGACATGATGCTCGGCCTCGTCGCCCCCGACGCGGGCACCGTGGAGGTCTTCGGCCGCTCGCCGCGCACCGCCATCGCCCAGGGGTTCGTCTCCGCGGTGCTCCAGACCGGCGGACTGCTGAAGGACCTGACCGTGCGCGAGACGGTGCGCCTCACTGCGAGCCTGTTCGCCCGGACGCGTCCGATCGACGAGGTGCTCGAGCGCGCCGGTATCCGCGACATCGGCGACCGCCTGGTCGGCGCCTGCTCCGGCGGCCAGCAGCAGCGTCTGCGGTTCGCGATGGCCCTGCTGTCCGACCCCGGCCTCCTCATCCTCGACGAGCCGACCACCGGCATGGACGTCGAGGGTCGCCGGTCGTTCTGGAACGCGATTCGG is part of the Microbacterium lemovicicum genome and encodes:
- a CDS encoding ABC transporter substrate-binding protein, encoding MSLHHTGRGRLGLALGAFGASALLLAGCAGGGGGTASDGGGGSDEPLIVGTTDKITSLDPAGSYDNGSFAVMNQVYPFLLNSQYGTADVTPDIAESADFTSPTEYTVTLKEGLTFANGHALTSSDVKFSFDRQVAIADENGPSSLLYNLDSVAAPDDTTVVFTLKNGNDQVWPQILSSPAAPIVDEEVFSADAVTPDDDIVSGKAFAGQYEIDSYKVNELISYTPFADYKGSLPAAANGGVTAKYYADSSNLKLDIQSGAIDVAFRSLSATDVADLSGDDAVKVVDGPGGEIRYIVFNFDTMPFGATTPEADAAKSLAVRQAAADLIDREAIAKDVYKDTFSPLYSYVPQGLTGANEALKGLYGDGQGGPDTDKAKATLEAAGITTPVVLNLQYNGDHYGPSSGDEYAAVKGQLEEGGLFTVNLAQTEWVQYSKDRTSDVYPLYQLGWFPDYSDADNYLAPFFTKDNFLANHYDNAEVQDLIAEQATETDAAAREATIGEIQDKVAADLSTLPLLQGKQVAIVGASVNGATLDGSFKFRYAPLSK
- a CDS encoding ABC transporter permease, coding for MTDTRRSSGPDAAATPLVDALTTRKVPLRDRLPIVSQLRRSVGLQRTMLVIGLVISAVFILTAIFAPVIAPYGFAQQSADGVKFGTQQAPNALNLLGTTVSGFDVLSRVVWGAQTALLVIICAIVFSIFLGIFLGLVGGYFGGWLDRLLVVVCDAIYAFPSLLLAIVMSIAITRGQSTLWGGILATAISITVVFVPQYFRVIRAEVVRVKAEPFVESARVIGVPTGRILVRHVLRNSTRSLPVVITLNASEALLTLAGLGFLGFGIEATAAGEWGYDLNRSVADVTSGIWWTAIPPGVAIVLVVLGITLVGESLNDLSDPRLRTRRRAGGAPVPAGATAAVPVAGVAASADDAVAPVTETGRPTDPRASDGSTS
- a CDS encoding ABC transporter permease; translation: MVTAVDAAAIATPVTPRRGGLWRYILIRLLLILPTVFILVTVVFFLMRITGDPITAALGGRLPADQLAERIAAAGYDRPLFIQYLEYLGGVFRGDFGTTLTDNRPVIGILVQYGAATLELAFYALIVAFLIGIPFGLIAAYRRDRWQDAVLRIGAILGYATPIFFVGLLLKLVFSIWLGVLPVAGRAGTRTELKLQSLDAPTGIYLIDALRLGDGAAIGDVLTHAVLPGLALGILTAGIFLRLVRTNVIGTLGAQYVTSARSRGVPEFRLVTKHAYRPALIPIVTVIGLQIALLLSGAVLTESTFEWKGIGFMLSEYLKARDFVAVQGIVVMIAVVVALTNFFVDVIAALIDPRVRY
- a CDS encoding dipeptide ABC transporter ATP-binding protein — its product is MTPTAARPGRSVGAPVARVDDLRVAFATDGPPVVAVSGISLEARAGEVLAIVGESGSGKTVTANTLLGLLPETATLSGAVIVRGRDGDETDIVHATAAQLREMRGRDAAMVFQEPSTALNPVYTVGWQIAEGLRAHEKLSAAEAKAKAVDILRRVGIPDPEKRVDDYPHQFSGGQKQRVVIAMALVLDAGLIIADEPTTALDVTVQAEILELLRTCRDEFGATIVLITHNMGVVADLADRVVVMYQGDIVEEAPVRELFAAPQQAYTRELLAAVPHVGRGKSATQSLDTAAPTSPPEGSLVVAEKVEIGYPGRFGAAGVVAVKGVDFWIAPGEVLGLVGESGSGKTTIGRAIVGLTEVVGGSLRVLGTEMRGVKNRQLAKTRPDIGFVFQDPATSFNPLLTIAECIAEPLIVHRRAGDARSARRKVDELLDAVNLPTAFGDRYPHELSGGQRQRASLARALALDPKLLIADEPTSALDVSVQARVLRLFADLQAEFGFACLFISHDLAVVDEVADRVIVLRQGVIREQGTTVQVLSRPSDDYTRRLLASLPVPDPVQQEARRELWRSTR
- a CDS encoding TMEM175 family protein gives rise to the protein MDRAGRTAREDDGSRLLPPAERLKAFTDAVVAIAMTLLILPLLESVSEAASENLTTLEWLQEEFSPIIMFVLSFVIIANFWMTHHRVFARVERVTEALVWITMMWALTIVWLPVATAVIGQMDTDDLQRVLYIGSMALTAMLQVCTRLYLRANPRLHDIPDDQLRSGILADVLTTGLFLVSLAVAVLVPSIGYAALFLMVLVGPLHSLSMRRLRASAAKR
- a CDS encoding ABC transporter ATP-binding protein codes for the protein MHTTTESAAGAAASLEDIPAVDARGLVKRFGAVEAVAGVDLAIRQGEVVAFLGPNGAGKTTTIDMMLGLVAPDAGTVEVFGRSPRTAIAQGFVSAVLQTGGLLKDLTVRETVRLTASLFARTRPIDEVLERAGIRDIGDRLVGACSGGQQQRLRFAMALLSDPGLLILDEPTTGMDVEGRRSFWNAIRKDAARGRTVLFATHYLDEADEYADRIVLMSRGRIVADGTTAEIKNLVSGRIVHATLPGADPVALAALPGVEDVETTGDRIAVHTKDSDAVARHLLTSTAARDLEITAQNLESVFLALTAASAPASTPVEGVRS